Genomic DNA from uncultured Methanospirillum sp.:
TCCTGATGTTCCAGTTGCGTTCTGCTTCTGAGAAGAGCGGGCCGGCCAGGTATATCCGGCATGCAGCAACGGCATACACATCGTACACAGGGATATCAGGGAATCTTTCAAGAAAGGCACCCCGACCGGCCTTTCTACCGGCCGGAGATCTCCATGTCCGGTTCACCCCGCAGGTTGGTGACGAATCGACCCCGATAATGGCATACGGGGATCCCTCTGCTGCGATCATGGACCTTATCTCCTGCTCGAGCCTGTCAAGCAGAATCCTGAACTCTGGTGTATCAAGTCGCTCCGAGTACGTGGCAGGCTGACGATCCGCTCCCAGGAACAGGGTCTCGGGACAGGGCAGGAACCGCACCTCAATTCCAAACGATCTACACCGTGATAAGGCCTGATCAAATGCCCGGATATCGCGTTCATGGGTGATTCCTGATGCCCGGAGACCCTGATCCCTGATACACGGGCAGAAGAGGAGATACATTATTATCTCATATCACGGCAGTCATGATAGATGATACCGCTCCTTGCATACCGGGATAACACCTGTGATCCGAAGAAATGCACAATGAAAAAGCTGGAGCGGGCAGGAATGGTAAGGATTTTTTCACGTCTCACCCACGTCCCCCGCAGCAGCCTCATCCTTGATCCCACTGCCGAGCAGGCATTGTCTCCTGCTGACAGGGAGCGGACCCGGAGCATCACAGCCCTTGACTGCTCCTGGGC
This window encodes:
- a CDS encoding nucleoside 2-deoxyribosyltransferase — protein: MYLLFCPCIRDQGLRASGITHERDIRAFDQALSRCRSFGIEVRFLPCPETLFLGADRQPATYSERLDTPEFRILLDRLEQEIRSMIAAEGSPYAIIGVDSSPTCGVNRTWRSPAGRKAGRGAFLERFPDIPVYDVYAVAACRIYLAGPLFSEAERNWNIRIAEYLRSYAYDVYLPQEIGDSSASRGVDAHQEIYTRNLSTLDTSDLVVAVIDGADADSGTAWEMGYANAKGVPVYALRTDFRMVGATEHVNLMLEQSAVVTRSLEELRDALPFPIPAGSSSGKKE